In one window of Vibrio sp. DW001 DNA:
- a CDS encoding NAD(P)-dependent oxidoreductase, giving the protein MTKPVIGFIGLGLMGSNMVECLQKNGFEPIVMDLNKDAVAAVVARGATEATSPAELAAASDIVMLCLTTSAIVEKLVYAEDGILAGMKEGSVLIDFGTSIPASTRKIGAELAKKGAGMIDAPLGRTPAHAKDGLLNIMASGDPATFDKVKPVLDVLGENIFNLGALGAGHTTKLINNFMGMTTVCTMSQAFAVAAQAGVDRQQLFEIMSTGPSNSPFMQFCKNYAVDGVSDLGFSIGNANKDLGYFLEMVKDLGTRAEIAEGTSANLQAAFDAGMGNGNVPEIFDYFLTLEK; this is encoded by the coding sequence ATGACAAAACCAGTTATAGGTTTCATCGGTCTCGGCCTTATGGGCAGCAACATGGTTGAGTGCTTACAAAAAAACGGATTTGAACCGATTGTAATGGATCTTAATAAAGATGCCGTTGCGGCGGTTGTCGCTCGCGGCGCTACCGAAGCAACTTCACCAGCTGAACTAGCCGCGGCTAGCGACATTGTGATGCTTTGCCTCACTACATCAGCTATTGTTGAAAAACTGGTTTATGCCGAAGACGGCATACTCGCTGGCATGAAAGAAGGCTCTGTACTTATCGACTTCGGAACATCTATCCCTGCATCTACTCGTAAGATCGGTGCTGAGCTAGCCAAAAAAGGGGCAGGCATGATTGACGCTCCATTAGGCCGCACACCCGCTCATGCAAAAGACGGATTGCTAAACATCATGGCCTCTGGTGATCCGGCGACCTTCGACAAGGTTAAGCCTGTCCTCGACGTGCTTGGCGAAAATATTTTCAATCTAGGTGCGTTAGGCGCTGGTCACACAACCAAACTAATCAATAATTTTATGGGTATGACTACGGTCTGCACCATGTCTCAAGCTTTCGCTGTGGCTGCCCAAGCTGGTGTTGACCGTCAACAACTGTTTGAGATTATGTCTACTGGTCCGTCAAATTCGCCTTTCATGCAGTTCTGTAAGAACTATGCTGTAGACGGCGTGAGTGACTTAGGCTTCTCTATTGGCAATGCCAACAAAGATCTAGGCTATTTCCTCGAGATGGTTAAAGACTTAGGTACGCGAGCTGAGATTGCTGAAGGTACCTCTGCCAATCTTCAGGCTGCCTTCGATGCAGGCATGGGCAACGGTAATGTTCCAGAAATTTTCGATTATTTCCTTACACTAGAAAAATAA
- a CDS encoding YjbQ family protein, with amino-acid sequence MKVFHETMSIESCAGRVSYHNVTDQVKKIIEKSGIVDGTVLVQTAHTTCSVIFEEFVHDLDFNGDEFLHVDMNRILDKIIPRELTENADYRYPGQQHLDFLMSLNDPNYPCDSGTILNADAHIRASFFGPSEQFIVKECVPLIGEVGYIYFIDFDQNRERSRKCHVMVMGQ; translated from the coding sequence ATGAAAGTATTTCATGAAACCATGAGTATAGAATCATGCGCAGGCCGAGTTTCATATCATAACGTTACCGACCAAGTGAAAAAAATAATTGAAAAGAGCGGTATCGTTGATGGCACAGTCTTAGTTCAAACGGCACATACCACTTGTTCGGTTATATTCGAGGAGTTTGTGCATGACCTTGATTTTAATGGTGATGAATTTCTGCACGTCGATATGAACCGCATTTTAGATAAAATAATTCCTAGGGAGTTGACGGAAAATGCTGACTATCGGTACCCAGGTCAACAACACCTTGATTTCTTAATGTCACTCAATGACCCCAACTACCCATGTGACTCTGGCACGATTTTGAATGCAGACGCTCATATTCGAGCATCGTTCTTTGGGCCCAGTGAACAGTTTATTGTCAAAGAGTGTGTGCCATTGATAGGAGAGGTTGGCTATATCTATTTTATTGATTTTGACCAAAATAGAGAACGTAGTCGAAAATGTCATGTGATGGTTATGGGGCAGTAG
- a CDS encoding PTS transporter subunit IIC has product MEFLNWFMGLGSIVVLPALILVFGLMLGTKPNKAIMSALTVGIGFVGLNLVIGLLGESIGPAAQQMVERMGLELTVIDVGWPAAAAISYGTALGGLAIPIGLALNVALIVAGLTRTLNVDLWNIWHAAFISSLIYALTNDMSISIAATCVYIMMILLFGDLLGRIVNRFYGFPNVTFPHGTAIPGFIFALPFNWLFDRIPVLKNWEADSETIQKKFGIFGQSTVIGALIGLVIGLLAGYEAAQLGQLAMKMAAVMMLMPRMVALLMEGLTPISEAANGFVKRRFPGRELYIGLDAALSVGHPAVLSSSLLLVPITIFLAVILPGNTTLPFGDLATIPFLVCLMAAVFKGNIIRTVIAGTFYMATILYITSWVAPLVTQAAVAANFDLQGNTTITALAEGGLWTTWMYIGLTKLYSWAGILSIGAVVLAGLVYVNKILPKKQAQSKQSVTEAQ; this is encoded by the coding sequence CTAATCTTAGTGTTTGGTCTCATGTTAGGAACGAAGCCTAACAAGGCTATTATGTCGGCGTTAACTGTTGGGATAGGTTTTGTTGGGTTGAACTTAGTTATTGGTTTATTGGGTGAAAGTATTGGCCCTGCGGCACAACAAATGGTTGAACGCATGGGCTTAGAGTTAACGGTAATTGATGTTGGTTGGCCTGCCGCTGCTGCAATATCATATGGCACAGCATTAGGCGGACTCGCTATACCTATTGGCTTAGCACTTAATGTTGCATTGATTGTCGCGGGATTGACTCGTACGTTAAACGTGGATCTTTGGAACATTTGGCATGCTGCTTTTATTTCGTCGTTAATATATGCATTAACGAATGATATGAGTATTAGTATTGCGGCAACGTGTGTTTACATCATGATGATACTGCTGTTTGGTGATCTGCTTGGTCGTATAGTTAATCGTTTCTATGGTTTTCCAAATGTAACTTTCCCTCACGGTACTGCCATACCAGGGTTCATTTTCGCACTGCCATTCAATTGGTTATTTGATCGTATTCCGGTTCTCAAAAACTGGGAAGCGGATTCAGAAACTATTCAAAAGAAATTTGGTATTTTTGGACAATCAACAGTCATTGGTGCCTTGATTGGTTTGGTCATTGGTCTTCTTGCTGGATATGAGGCTGCTCAACTTGGTCAGCTCGCAATGAAAATGGCAGCGGTTATGATGTTAATGCCACGAATGGTTGCATTGCTTATGGAAGGTCTCACACCTATTTCCGAAGCTGCGAATGGATTTGTAAAAAGACGTTTTCCAGGTCGCGAACTCTATATAGGTTTGGATGCTGCGTTGTCGGTTGGACATCCAGCGGTTCTTTCGTCATCTCTTTTGCTTGTACCCATTACTATCTTTCTAGCCGTGATTTTACCTGGTAACACAACCTTACCATTTGGTGATTTAGCGACAATTCCATTCTTGGTCTGTTTAATGGCAGCGGTTTTCAAAGGTAACATTATCCGCACAGTAATTGCAGGCACCTTTTACATGGCGACCATATTGTATATCACATCTTGGGTTGCTCCATTAGTGACTCAAGCCGCGGTAGCCGCAAATTTTGATCTTCAAGGCAACACCACGATTACAGCGTTGGCTGAAGGTGGATTATGGACCACGTGGATGTATATCGGCTTAACCAAGTTATATAGCTGGGCAGGTATATTGAGTATAGGTGCAGTCGTGTTGGCGGGACTAGTTTACGTTAACAAGATTTTGCCGAAAAAACAGGCTCAAAGCAAACAGAGTGTTACCGAAGCACAATAA
- a CDS encoding class II fructose-bisphosphate aldolase translates to MLVTTSEMFKQAEMGGYAVPSANFLDYRMASAFVKKAESLNMPLILSFAQVHTSVLPLEDAAAIGLHLARNATVPVALHLDHGEDEKTIEKAIMLGFTSVMIDASTCEFNENIAITKRVVDLAHSHGVVVEAELGHVGSGESLEAQEESDSIYTDPKQADLFCKKTGIDSLAISIGTAHGHYKGVPKINFERLEEVQKETRTPLVLHGGSSSGDENLHRCARNGICKINIFTDFITAAHNVIYEEKFDDMMVLNQAVSETYEETLGHCFGVFATKKWEVSNETNV, encoded by the coding sequence ATGCTTGTAACTACATCAGAGATGTTTAAACAAGCAGAAATGGGCGGTTACGCCGTCCCATCTGCTAATTTTTTAGATTACAGAATGGCAAGTGCATTTGTTAAGAAAGCAGAATCATTAAACATGCCGTTAATACTTTCTTTTGCTCAGGTTCACACCAGTGTGTTGCCGCTTGAAGACGCTGCTGCCATTGGTCTTCACCTTGCTCGAAATGCAACCGTTCCGGTGGCTTTACATCTAGACCATGGGGAAGATGAAAAAACAATTGAAAAAGCGATAATGCTGGGTTTCACCTCGGTAATGATTGATGCATCAACCTGCGAATTTAATGAGAATATCGCCATTACAAAACGAGTGGTTGATTTGGCTCATTCACATGGTGTTGTTGTTGAGGCTGAACTTGGTCATGTTGGTTCAGGAGAAAGTCTCGAGGCACAAGAGGAGAGTGATTCAATCTATACCGATCCGAAACAAGCAGATTTATTCTGTAAAAAGACGGGTATAGATTCATTAGCTATATCGATTGGTACTGCACATGGTCATTATAAAGGCGTCCCCAAAATCAACTTTGAACGATTGGAGGAGGTACAAAAAGAAACTCGAACACCTTTAGTGCTCCATGGCGGTTCTTCGTCAGGAGATGAAAATTTACATAGATGTGCCAGGAATGGTATCTGCAAAATTAATATTTTTACGGATTTTATTACTGCAGCGCATAACGTAATCTATGAAGAAAAATTTGACGATATGATGGTATTGAATCAAGCCGTTTCAGAGACTTACGAAGAGACTCTTGGACACTGTTTTGGGGTTTTTGCCACTAAAAAATGGGAGGTATCAAATGAAACGAACGTTTAG
- a CDS encoding DUF3465 domain-containing protein translates to MKLFLTMILVVLSATSFFTWSNDSKLQQAFESRQSDVQVQGVGTVIRLLADDIKGARHQKFILKLSNRQTLLVAHNIDLAPRISNLETGDVVEFYGEYEWNNRGGIIHWTHRDPRNKHKHGWLKHNGQVFN, encoded by the coding sequence ATGAAGTTATTTTTGACGATGATCTTGGTTGTATTAAGTGCAACCTCTTTTTTCACTTGGTCCAATGATAGTAAATTACAGCAGGCATTTGAATCACGACAAAGTGATGTACAAGTCCAAGGCGTGGGTACTGTAATTCGTTTATTGGCAGACGATATTAAAGGGGCGAGGCATCAAAAATTTATATTGAAACTGTCTAATCGTCAGACTCTCTTGGTGGCACATAATATTGATTTAGCGCCGCGTATTTCGAACTTAGAAACTGGAGACGTTGTTGAGTTTTACGGTGAGTATGAGTGGAATAATAGAGGTGGTATTATCCATTGGACACATCGCGACCCAAGAAATAAACACAAACATGGCTGGCTCAAACATAATGGTCAGGTGTTCAACTAA
- a CDS encoding choline/carnitine O-acyltransferase, with translation MVSTFSCQEALPTMPVPDLHDTCNRLLEWAEPLLTEEERTSAKIVVEQFLLSGGEGERLQNELCDWSDRDDISNWSASAWKDLYLESRGSLVINSNVFYYLKSKLDEKVCKQATIAAAFIVSVYRFIDLIDKHDLNVDMQKEMPLCMNQYSNIFSSIRIPKNGTDEFKVSSSRQHIIVLQNQHIYKINIIDEKGNIRSPSAIEFDLECILSASDKGQNIGLLTTMPRDLWAERRAELLDISSSNKEAMTVIEEAVFALCLDENKPEAITEISKQLLHGTGSNRYFDKSVQFIVFANGKTGINFEHTGVDGSVMLRLIAHIYDSIDAVIFDESDREETKYNAVSSNVEDIKFELDDTLCHMVQDAGDRFIQHTANTQTRVLNFSHFGKNQIKQFGVSPDAFVQLALQLAEYKLYGKCYSAYEAVMTRTFLDGRIDVLYTVTPESMAFIRNVDSSNSSVQEKQHLLRQALQKHIARAHECRVGNGVYTHLLALKYRYKIAGRSIGLNTLPTLFTDTGYQALTHSVVCTSTTSEYGVDLAGYGPIVDDGYGIRYFTRNDGICFNMTSRTQMRENLDKMVTYVEQSLIEMAELMREKTA, from the coding sequence ATGGTGAGCACATTTAGTTGCCAAGAAGCATTGCCGACAATGCCAGTTCCAGATTTACACGATACATGCAATAGGCTTTTAGAGTGGGCTGAGCCGTTATTGACAGAAGAAGAGCGAACAAGTGCGAAAATCGTTGTAGAGCAGTTTCTTCTTTCTGGTGGAGAAGGTGAAAGACTACAAAATGAGCTGTGTGATTGGAGTGATCGTGATGATATTTCCAATTGGTCTGCATCTGCTTGGAAAGATCTCTATCTGGAATCGCGCGGGTCTTTGGTCATTAATAGCAATGTATTTTATTACCTTAAAAGTAAGCTAGATGAAAAGGTGTGTAAACAAGCGACTATCGCTGCTGCTTTCATTGTTAGTGTCTACAGGTTTATCGATTTGATTGACAAACATGATCTCAATGTCGATATGCAAAAAGAGATGCCGCTTTGCATGAATCAATATAGCAACATTTTCTCTTCAATCAGAATACCAAAAAATGGAACCGATGAGTTTAAAGTGTCTTCATCTAGGCAGCATATTATTGTCCTGCAGAATCAACATATCTATAAAATCAATATTATCGACGAAAAAGGCAATATTCGATCCCCATCTGCTATCGAATTCGATCTTGAATGCATTTTGTCTGCCTCGGATAAAGGACAAAATATAGGCTTGCTAACTACAATGCCGCGCGATCTCTGGGCAGAACGCAGAGCAGAATTGCTCGATATATCTTCGAGCAATAAAGAGGCCATGACCGTTATTGAAGAGGCGGTTTTTGCGTTGTGTTTGGATGAGAATAAGCCGGAAGCGATAACCGAAATCTCAAAACAATTGTTGCACGGTACAGGCAGCAATCGTTATTTTGATAAATCGGTACAATTTATTGTGTTTGCCAACGGGAAAACCGGAATAAACTTCGAGCATACCGGGGTGGATGGTTCGGTTATGCTTCGTTTGATTGCGCATATATATGACTCGATTGATGCGGTTATTTTTGACGAAAGCGATCGTGAAGAAACAAAATATAACGCGGTCTCATCGAATGTCGAAGACATTAAATTTGAGCTAGATGATACTTTGTGCCACATGGTACAAGACGCAGGCGACCGATTCATTCAGCATACGGCCAATACTCAAACGAGGGTGCTAAATTTTTCTCATTTTGGCAAAAATCAAATAAAACAATTTGGTGTGAGTCCAGATGCGTTTGTTCAGTTGGCGTTACAGTTGGCAGAATATAAGCTGTATGGTAAATGTTACAGCGCTTATGAGGCTGTAATGACTCGAACATTTCTTGATGGTCGCATCGATGTTTTGTACACCGTCACTCCCGAGTCGATGGCGTTTATTCGGAATGTAGATTCGTCAAACAGTAGTGTGCAAGAAAAACAACACTTACTGCGACAAGCGCTACAGAAGCACATTGCACGGGCCCATGAGTGTAGGGTTGGTAATGGGGTATACACGCATCTTCTTGCGTTAAAGTATCGGTATAAAATAGCCGGCCGTTCTATTGGTCTAAATACGCTACCAACATTGTTTACAGATACGGGCTATCAAGCATTAACCCATAGTGTCGTTTGTACAAGTACAACGTCCGAATATGGTGTTGATCTCGCGGGGTATGGGCCTATTGTCGATGATGGTTACGGGATCCGATATTTTACGAGAAACGATGGCATATGTTTCAACATGACGAGTCGAACTCAAATGCGGGAAAATTTGGATAAAATGGTGACTTACGTCGAACAATCTCTCATAGAAATGGCAGAATTGATGCGTGAAAAAACAGCGTAA
- the betB gene encoding betaine-aldehyde dehydrogenase, whose amino-acid sequence MSSLVVYQNYVHGQYLSNNTGETFEVINPATGQISYLVETANEVIQQAVIESAKSGFATWSKMTPIERSRILLKAVALLRDYNDELAAGEVLDTGKPWQEASVVDVVTGADSIEFFAGLAPSIEGNQQTVGDDFYYTRREPLGICAGIGAWNYPLQIACWKAAPALACGNAMIFKPSEETPRGAMRLAEIFTQAGLPDGVFNVVQGDGRVGAWLTEHEDIAKISFTGEVGTGKKVMAAAANSLKEVTMELGGKSPLIIFNDADIENAISAAMLGNFYTQGEVCTNGTRVFVQQDIYPHFIKRLIERTEQNIICGDPMNAETNFGALISKNHQQKVLDYIEIGKSEGATLLTGGTALQPEDCPNGYFVAPTVFTDCTDEMTIAKEEIFGPVMSVLTFADEDEVIRRANSTRLGLAAGIFTQDISRAHRVIHQIQAGICWINAYGASPAEMPVGGYKMSGIGRENGSETLKAYTQIKAVYVGMQSLDSPF is encoded by the coding sequence ATGTCATCGTTAGTTGTTTATCAGAACTATGTACACGGTCAATATCTATCTAATAATACGGGTGAAACATTTGAAGTCATTAACCCCGCGACAGGCCAAATAAGCTACTTAGTTGAGACCGCCAACGAAGTCATACAACAAGCCGTAATAGAAAGTGCTAAATCTGGATTTGCCACATGGTCAAAAATGACGCCGATCGAACGGAGTCGTATTCTCTTAAAAGCCGTCGCTTTATTACGCGACTATAATGACGAGCTTGCCGCAGGTGAAGTACTTGATACCGGCAAACCTTGGCAAGAAGCCTCGGTTGTTGATGTGGTTACCGGTGCAGATTCAATCGAGTTCTTCGCAGGCTTAGCCCCAAGTATAGAAGGCAATCAACAAACTGTTGGTGATGACTTTTATTACACACGCCGCGAACCGCTTGGCATTTGCGCGGGTATCGGCGCGTGGAACTACCCTTTGCAGATCGCTTGTTGGAAAGCTGCACCAGCCTTGGCTTGTGGGAACGCTATGATCTTTAAGCCATCAGAAGAAACGCCGAGAGGTGCAATGCGCTTGGCCGAGATATTCACGCAGGCTGGTTTACCCGATGGTGTGTTTAACGTTGTTCAAGGTGATGGTCGTGTCGGTGCGTGGCTAACAGAGCACGAGGACATAGCAAAAATTTCATTCACTGGGGAAGTGGGTACAGGTAAAAAGGTCATGGCTGCCGCCGCCAACTCACTTAAAGAAGTGACCATGGAATTAGGTGGGAAATCTCCTCTAATCATCTTTAATGATGCTGACATAGAAAATGCAATATCTGCTGCCATGCTCGGCAACTTCTATACGCAAGGTGAAGTTTGTACTAACGGTACACGTGTATTTGTTCAACAAGACATTTACCCGCATTTTATTAAACGTCTCATTGAGCGTACCGAACAAAATATTATCTGCGGCGACCCAATGAATGCAGAAACCAATTTCGGGGCTCTCATTTCAAAAAATCATCAGCAAAAAGTGCTCGACTACATTGAAATTGGCAAATCTGAGGGTGCAACACTTCTTACGGGCGGAACCGCCCTGCAACCAGAAGATTGTCCTAACGGATATTTTGTTGCTCCGACCGTTTTCACCGACTGCACCGATGAAATGACCATCGCGAAAGAAGAAATCTTTGGCCCTGTCATGTCGGTACTCACATTTGCCGATGAGGACGAAGTAATTCGTCGTGCAAACAGCACACGCTTAGGATTAGCGGCTGGCATATTTACCCAAGACATTAGTCGTGCCCACCGCGTTATTCATCAAATACAAGCAGGGATTTGCTGGATCAATGCTTATGGTGCTTCACCTGCAGAAATGCCGGTAGGTGGCTATAAAATGTCTGGCATCGGACGAGAAAATGGCAGTGAGACCTTAAAAGCATACACTCAAATCAAGGCCGTATATGTTGGTATGCAATCACTTGATAGCCCGTTTTAA
- a CDS encoding PTS sugar transporter subunit IIB — protein sequence MKKLMIMCGTGVATSTVVTNKVKEWLEEAGLSNKVHLYQGKVADELGRIDEYDIIISTTLVPTNIQNKVIMGLPLLTGMGVDELFATVRQQIES from the coding sequence ATGAAAAAATTAATGATCATGTGTGGAACAGGGGTTGCAACATCAACGGTTGTAACAAATAAAGTCAAAGAATGGCTTGAAGAAGCGGGTCTGTCTAATAAGGTGCATCTCTATCAAGGTAAAGTCGCTGACGAGCTTGGCCGTATTGATGAATACGACATTATTATTAGCACCACGCTTGTCCCTACTAATATCCAAAACAAGGTGATCATGGGATTACCATTATTGACGGGAATGGGAGTGGATGAACTATTCGCGACTGTTCGTCAACAGATTGAATCGTGA
- a CDS encoding triose-phosphate isomerase yields MKRTFSTPFFTLNPKAYLFGKESLELALYADTLANELDIDVFFTAQHVDIVTIKQATSRLIVTAQHIDPIKLGRGMGHILPESVRNAGAEATFLNHAEHPLTLAELTKAVERANDVGLITIVCADSLKDAEIIAYLEPDIMVCEQTELIGTGKTADAQYMRDTNSMIKAISPNTQVLQAAGISTPDDVSKAIQSGAGGTGGTSGIVCADDPKAVLFTMLQALKKERRYESIS; encoded by the coding sequence ATGAAACGAACGTTTAGTACTCCGTTTTTTACCCTAAATCCTAAAGCATATCTTTTTGGAAAAGAGTCATTGGAATTAGCACTGTATGCGGACACATTGGCTAATGAGTTGGATATTGATGTATTTTTCACAGCGCAGCATGTCGACATAGTGACTATAAAACAAGCAACATCAAGACTTATCGTTACAGCTCAGCACATCGATCCAATAAAACTGGGAAGAGGAATGGGGCATATTCTTCCTGAGAGCGTTAGAAATGCAGGCGCAGAAGCGACGTTTTTGAATCATGCCGAACATCCGTTAACCTTAGCTGAGCTCACCAAGGCAGTAGAAAGAGCCAATGATGTTGGGCTGATCACTATCGTGTGCGCTGATAGTTTAAAAGACGCTGAAATCATCGCTTACCTTGAACCGGATATTATGGTTTGTGAACAAACTGAATTGATTGGTACTGGTAAAACCGCGGATGCTCAATATATGCGAGATACCAACAGTATGATTAAGGCCATCTCACCAAATACACAAGTGCTTCAGGCTGCTGGGATAAGTACGCCAGATGATGTGTCTAAAGCTATCCAATCTGGAGCTGGAGGTACTGGAGGCACGAGTGGTATTGTGTGTGCTGATGACCCTAAAGCGGTATTGTTTACAATGCTGCAAGCCTTAAAAAAGGAGCGTAGATATGAAAGTATTTCATGA
- the betA gene encoding choline dehydrogenase, with protein MTNANYDYIIVGAGSAGCVLANRLSADPSNNVLLLETGGSDKSIFIQMPTALSIPMNTEKYAWQFKTEAEPFLDNRHMHCPRGKVLGGSSSINGMVYVRGHARDFDEWQKHGAVDWDYSHCLPYFKKAETWSFGANDYRGDLGPLAVNNGNNMKNPLYQAFVEAGKDAGYLATADYNAEQQEGFGPMHMTVKDGVRWSTANAYLKPALKRNNLTVVTHALVHKILLEGKSAIGVRYERKNQIIDIRCNKEVVLSAGSVGSPHILQLSGIGASDTLKNAGIEQVHELPGVGENLQDHLEFYFQFKCLKPISLNGKLGPFSKLLIGTRWIFDKSGLGATNHFESCGFIRSKANLEWPDLQYHFLPAAMRYDGKEAFSGHGFQVHIGHNKPKSRGTIKVSSNDPHIAPKIQFNYLSHQDDIEGFRACVRLTREIINQPGLDEYRGEEIQPGLTVKTDSEIDQFVRRSVESAYHPSCSCKMGEDSMSVVNSETKVHGIDSLRVVDSSIFPTIPNGNLNSPTIMVAERAADIILGKELLEPSTAQVVTASDWQTSQRLQNPKR; from the coding sequence ATGACCAACGCAAATTATGACTACATCATTGTAGGGGCAGGAAGCGCGGGGTGCGTACTCGCGAACCGTTTATCCGCCGACCCAAGCAATAACGTCTTGTTACTAGAAACAGGCGGCAGTGACAAAAGCATTTTCATTCAGATGCCCACAGCATTATCTATCCCGATGAACACAGAAAAATACGCTTGGCAATTTAAGACCGAAGCTGAACCGTTTTTGGATAACCGTCATATGCACTGCCCTCGCGGAAAAGTGTTAGGAGGGTCTTCATCCATCAACGGCATGGTCTATGTGCGCGGTCATGCCCGTGATTTCGACGAATGGCAGAAACATGGAGCAGTTGATTGGGACTATTCGCATTGCCTACCCTATTTCAAAAAAGCGGAAACATGGTCATTCGGTGCTAACGACTATCGAGGCGACCTCGGCCCTCTAGCGGTAAATAACGGCAACAATATGAAAAACCCGTTATATCAAGCATTTGTTGAAGCGGGTAAAGATGCAGGGTATTTGGCCACGGCCGATTACAATGCCGAACAGCAAGAAGGGTTTGGTCCAATGCACATGACGGTAAAAGATGGTGTCCGTTGGTCAACAGCAAATGCCTATCTGAAACCAGCCTTGAAGCGTAATAACTTGACGGTGGTTACTCACGCGCTTGTGCACAAAATTCTGCTCGAAGGTAAAAGCGCCATTGGTGTTCGATACGAACGCAAGAATCAAATAATTGATATACGTTGCAATAAAGAAGTGGTGCTTTCCGCTGGCTCAGTTGGTTCCCCTCATATACTACAACTATCTGGTATAGGTGCATCTGATACATTAAAAAATGCCGGAATTGAACAGGTTCATGAATTACCGGGTGTGGGCGAAAACCTTCAGGACCACCTAGAGTTTTACTTCCAGTTTAAATGCTTAAAACCAATATCATTGAACGGAAAACTTGGCCCATTTAGCAAATTGTTAATTGGTACTCGCTGGATATTCGACAAGTCCGGACTTGGTGCAACCAATCATTTTGAGTCTTGTGGGTTTATCCGTTCTAAAGCAAATTTAGAATGGCCAGATCTCCAATATCACTTCTTGCCCGCCGCGATGCGATACGACGGTAAAGAAGCTTTTTCAGGTCATGGTTTTCAGGTTCACATTGGCCATAACAAACCCAAAAGCCGAGGTACCATTAAGGTTTCGTCAAACGACCCTCATATTGCCCCGAAAATCCAATTTAATTATCTGTCTCACCAAGATGACATCGAAGGGTTTAGAGCCTGCGTACGTCTGACTCGCGAGATCATAAATCAACCTGGACTAGACGAATATCGGGGCGAAGAAATTCAGCCCGGGCTAACCGTGAAGACCGATTCAGAGATCGATCAGTTTGTTAGACGCTCTGTTGAAAGTGCCTATCATCCGTCTTGTTCCTGCAAAATGGGTGAAGACTCAATGTCCGTAGTGAACTCTGAAACCAAGGTTCACGGTATCGACAGTCTACGCGTTGTTGATTCTTCAATATTCCCCACTATCCCTAACGGTAACCTTAATTCACCGACCATTATGGTCGCTGAGCGCGCCGCGGATATTATTTTGGGGAAAGAGCTATTAGAACCAAGTACGGCTCAGGTGGTTACTGCATCGGATTGGCAAACAAGCCAGCGATTACAAAACCCTAAGCGATAA